The Malus sylvestris chromosome 12, drMalSylv7.2, whole genome shotgun sequence genome contains a region encoding:
- the LOC126593142 gene encoding DExH-box ATP-dependent RNA helicase DExH1: protein MSVRLLLGATTSCPLPRHLLAAPKIFAFRPGISTLAMSGRTNFQGGRRGGPNSGGGRRGGGRGGGGRGGGGRGGEQRWWDPVWRAERLRQQAVQMEVLDETEWWGKMEQMKNGAEQEMVIKRNFSRNDQQILYDMAYQLGLYFHAYNKGKALVVSKVPLPDYRADLDERHGSTQKEIKMSTETANRVGSLLHSSPSQGEISVSGPSGSGQGNRQTSASVITSKPVAQLEPDNVNEKEKLSLQLKEKQEKMKVSNSLKAMQSFREKLPAFKMKSEFLKAVSENQVLVVSGETGCGKTTQLPQFILEDEISRLHGADCNIICTQPRRISAVSVAARISSERGENLGETVGYQIRLESKRTAQTRLLFCTTGVLLRQLVQDPELTGVSHLLVDEIHERGMNEDFLLIILRDLLPRRPDLRLILMSATINADLFSKYFGNSPTIHIPGLTFPVAELFLEDILEKTRYAVKSEYDNFEGGNSRRRRQQDSKKDPLTELFEDADIDVQFKNYSTATRKSLEAWSGSQLDLGLVEATIEHICRNERDGAILVFLTGWDDISKLLDKIKGNRFLGDPTKYMVLPLHGSMPTVNQREIFDRPPPNKRKIVLATNIAESSITIDDVVYVIDCGKAKETSYDALNKLACLLPSWISKASAHQRRGRAGRVQPGVCYRLYPKMIHDAMLQYQLPEILRTPLQELCLHIKSLQLGAVGSFLAKALQPPDSLAVQNAIELLKTIGALDDTEELTPLGRHLCTLPLDPNIGKMLLMGSIFQCLNPALTIAAALAHRDPFVLPINRKEDADAAKRSFAGDSFSDHIALVKAFEGWKDAKQNGAGEGKSFCWENFLSPVTLQMMEDMRIQFLDLLSNIGFLDKSRGANAYNQYSHDLEMVCAVLCAGLYPNVVQCKRRGKRTAFYTKEVGKVDIHPASVNAGVHLFPLPYMVYSEKVKTTSIYIRDSTNLSDYALLLFGGSLIPSKTGEGIEMLGGYLHFSASKSVLELIRKLRGELDKLLNRKIDNPGLDISSEGKAVVSAVVELLHSQNVQY from the exons ATGTCAGTGCGCTTACTCCTTGGCGCAACAACAAGCTGCCCGCTTCCCCGACACCTCCTCGCCGCGCCCAAAATCTTCGCGTTTCGCCCTGGGATCTCGACACTCGCCATGTCCGGACGCACCAACTTCCAAGGCGGTCGCCGAGGCGGCCCTAACTCTGGCGGAGGCCGCCGCGGTGGCGGTCGCGGTGGCGGCGGCAGAGGTGGAGGCGGCCGCGGCGGAGAACAGCGCTGGTGGGACCCGGTATGGCGCGCAGAGCGACTGAGGCAGCAGGCTGTCCAG ATGGAAGTGCTTGATGAGACCGAATGGTGGGGAAAGATGGAGCAGATGAAGAACGGAGCGGAGCAGGAGATGGTAATTAAGCGTAATTTTAGCCGGAATGATCAGCAAATTCTATATGACATGGCTTATCAACTGGGGCTTTACTT CCATGCATACAATAAAGGGAAGGCTTTGGTGGTCAGCAAAGTTCCATTGCCGGACTACCGGGCAGATCTTGATGAGCGCCATGGTTCCACACAGAAAGAG ATTAAAATGTCTACAGAGACTGCCAATAGAGTTGGGAGTCTTTTGCACAGCTCGCCGTCACAGGGGGAAATATCTGTCAGTGGGCCTTCTGGGTCAGGGCAGGGAAACAGACAAACTTCAGCTAGCGTAATTACGAGTAAACCTGTAGCCCAGTTAGAGCCTGATAATGTTAATGAGAAAGAGAAACTCAGCCTTCAACTTAAGGAGAAACAGGAAAAAATGAAG GTGAGCAATAGTTTAAAAGCAATGCAATCGTTTCGAGAAAAGCTTCCTGCTTTCAAAATGAAGTCCGAGTTTCTGAAAGCTGTTTCAGAAAATCAG GTCTTGGTAGTCTCTGGGGAGACAGGTTGCGGAAAAACAACACAGCTTCCGCAATTTATTCTAGAAGATGAGATCTCACGTCTGCATGGTGCTGATTGCAACATAATATGCACACAACCTCGTCGTATTTCTGCTGTATCTGTTGCAGCTCGTATATCCTCTGAAAGGGGAGAGAATCTTGGTGAAACTGTTGGTTATCAGATCCGTCTTGAATCAAAGCGTACTGCTCAAACACGACTGTTATTTTGCACCACTGGAGTGTTACTTCGACAGTTG GTTCAAGACCCAGAATTAACGGGCGTGAGCCACTTGCTAGTTGATGAAATTCATGAAAGAGGCATGAATGAGGACTTTTTACTCATAATTTTGCGTGACCTTCTTCCTCGGCGTCCAGATCTACGATTAATTCTAATGAGTGCTACCATCAATGCCGACTTGTTCTCCAAATACTTTGGAAATTCCCCAACAATACATATACCA GGATTAACTTTTCCTGTGGCAGAGTTATTTCTTGAAGATATTCTGGAGAAAACTCGTTACGCTGTCAAGTCAGAGTATGACAACTTTGAGGGGGGAAATTCCAGGAGAAGGAGACAGCAAGATTCCAAGAAAGATCCTTTAACTGAATTATTTGAG GATGCCGATATTGATGTTCAGTTCAAAAATTACAGCACAGCTACAAGAAAGTCTCTTGAAGCTTGGTCTGGTTCACAGCTTGATTTGGGGCTG GTGGAGGCGACAATTGAACATATATGTCGCAATGAGAGAGATGGAGCAATTCTTGTATTCCTTACAGGCTGGGATGACATATCAAAGTTACTTGACAAAATTAAGGGAAATAGATTCCTTGGAGATCCCACAAAATATATGGTTCTTCCCCTGCATGGGTCAATGCCTACCGTCAATCAACGAGAGATATTTGATCGTCCTCCCCCTAATAAAAG AAAAATTGTGCTAGCAACAAACATAGCCGAGAGTAGTATCACCATAGATGATGTTGTGTATGTCATAGACTGCGGAAAGGCAAAGGAAACCAGTTATGATGCTTTAAACAAGTTGGCTTGTCTATTACCTTCATGGATTTCAAAGGCTTCAGCACATCAG AGGcgagggcgtgctggccgtgTGCAACCTGGAGTTTGTTACAGACTATATCCGAAAATGATCCATGATGCAATGCTCCAATATCAATTACCTGAAATCCTCCGGACGCCTTTGCAAGAGCTATGCCTCCACATCAAAAGTTTGCAACTTGGAGCTGTTGGGTCATTTTTGGCAAAGGCACTTCAGCCACCAGATTCTCTTGCAGTTCAAAATGCAATTGAACTTCTCAAAACCATTGGAGCTTTAGATGACACAGAGGAGCTTACCCCGCTTG GTCGCCATCTTTGCACTCTACCATTGGATCCAAACATTGGGAAGATGCTTTTAATGGGTTCTATATTTCAATGCCTCAATCCTGCTTTAACAATTGCAGCTGCTCTCGCTCATCGTGACCCATTTGTACTACCAATAAATAGGAAAGAGGATGCTGATGCTGCAAAGAGGTCCTTTGCGGGTGATTCTTTCAG TGATCACATAGCTCTTGTGAAAGCTTTTGAAGGATGGAAAGATGCAAAACAAAATGGAGCGGGAGAAGGAAAGTCGTTCTGCTGGGAGAACTTTTTATCCCCTGTAACATTGCAGATGATGGAAGATATGAGGATCCAGTTTCTTGATCTATTATCAAATATTGGCTTTCTTGACAAATCCAGGGGTGCTAAT GCTTACAATCAATACAGCCATGACTTGGAGATGGTGTGTGCGGTCCTGTGTGCTGGGCTCTATCCGAATGTCGTTCAGTGTAAAAGAAGAGGAAAGCGGACAGCATTCTATACTAAGGAAGTCGGTAAAGTTGATATCCATCCTGCATCAGTCAATGCTGGGGTTCATTTATTCCCTCTCCCTTACATGGTTTATAGTGAAAAGGTGAAGACAACCAGCATTTACATCCGAGACTCTACGAATTTATCAGATTATGCTCTACTTCTATTTGGTGGTAGTCTTATCCCTAGCAAGACCGGGGAGGGCATTGAGATGCTTGGAGGTTACCTTCATTTCTCTGCATCAAAGAGTGTTTTAGAATTGATTCGG AAACTGCGTGGTGAACTTGACAAGCTTTTGAACAGGAAGATTGACAACCCAGGATTGGACATCTCCAGCGAGGGAAAGGCAGTTGTGTCTGCTGTGGTAGAGTTGCTGCATAGTCAGAATGTACAATATTGA